The Treponema medium genome has a window encoding:
- a CDS encoding ATP-binding cassette domain-containing protein: MGEIVIRNVNQIYHNKQLGDFFALSDINLHLRKGENLAIQGESGSGKSTLARLLIGIEKPTSGAIFINGEDITSWNYKTWRQRRKMIQAVFQDSSGTLNPARTAYANVEEALVNLTDRKKADRKKHILQLMDDVHMDYRLLETPVRQLSSGEQRRLSLLRAIAVEPDYLVMDEVTSGLDAISADAVLTLVENFVKLSGSSCIFITHSKRDAMRIANRVVIMRDGRITEQGHLIN, encoded by the coding sequence ATGGGAGAAATTGTAATTCGGAATGTAAATCAAATATATCATAACAAACAATTAGGAGATTTCTTTGCGCTTTCGGATATCAATCTTCATCTTAGAAAAGGCGAAAACCTTGCAATTCAAGGAGAAAGCGGTTCAGGAAAGAGTACGCTTGCACGGCTTCTCATCGGAATTGAAAAACCGACATCAGGCGCTATTTTTATAAACGGAGAAGATATAACAAGTTGGAATTATAAAACTTGGAGACAGCGCCGCAAAATGATACAAGCAGTTTTTCAGGATTCTTCCGGAACCTTAAATCCGGCAAGAACAGCTTATGCAAATGTTGAAGAGGCATTAGTAAATCTTACCGACCGGAAAAAAGCAGATCGAAAAAAACATATTTTACAGTTAATGGATGACGTTCATATGGATTATCGGCTTTTAGAAACCCCTGTCCGTCAGCTTTCAAGCGGGGAGCAACGGCGGCTTTCCTTGCTTCGAGCAATTGCCGTAGAACCTGATTATTTAGTTATGGATGAGGTAACGAGCGGGCTTGATGCTATTTCGGCAGATGCCGTACTAACCTTGGTAGAGAACTTTGTAAAGCTATCCGGCAGCTCTTGCATTTTTATTACCCATAGCAAACGAGACGCCATGCGTATTGCTAATAGAGTAGTCATTATGCGAGACGGGCGGATTACCGAGCAAGGTCATCTCATAAATTAA
- a CDS encoding nickel ABC transporter substrate-binding protein translates to MKQLHGNLITTILGCCMVLAMMSCGQNSANTQSGSNTGKTGNEPKVLTIVTAKELDNLTTLTMNKENNIACGFVYETLVGYENGKIIPRLASEWGWDDTNTVLTFKLRKGVAFTDGTPFNAKSVKAILEFDNSNPNFSGIKGICNIKSVEAIDEYTIAVHYASPCFSYINDFCFQNVAAMMSPNVFEAGNFQTFKAVVGTGPYIHKEMISGDCTRFIRNEHYWGKAPYYDEIVVKYIPEASSRLQALQTGEVDLIYGADLLSYDDYNQALSLNGIKGTINTGNTLTRNLVLNASGSILSDIKIRQAIASAINRKEITTGLTYGHETPAVTLFAPGAPYTDISYNNTWNYDVDKANTLLDEAGWIMNTGTGIREKNGKKLTLQYTYWIDISLAQDIALAIKTQLAKIGIDIATIGQDQMTWWTEGVAGHYDITTWNTEGSYTEPHKFLQESLGADPHAVSLKALKDFQRYANAVNMFSTSADPKIVQEAIATALNISNDNVIDFPISYAKDLVVYNSSKIAGYTFSSVPQFFDVNNVTPVE, encoded by the coding sequence ATGAAACAACTGCACGGAAACCTTATTACTACGATTTTGGGTTGTTGCATGGTTTTGGCAATGATGTCATGCGGACAAAATTCTGCAAACACACAATCAGGCAGTAATACCGGAAAAACGGGAAATGAGCCGAAGGTGCTCACAATCGTTACAGCGAAAGAACTCGATAACCTTACTACGCTGACGATGAACAAGGAAAACAACATTGCCTGCGGCTTTGTCTATGAAACCTTAGTCGGATATGAGAACGGAAAGATTATTCCGCGATTAGCTTCAGAATGGGGATGGGATGATACGAACACCGTTCTTACATTCAAACTTCGTAAAGGTGTTGCCTTTACCGACGGAACGCCTTTTAATGCGAAAAGCGTAAAAGCAATTCTCGAATTTGATAATTCCAATCCCAACTTTAGCGGCATCAAAGGAATATGCAATATTAAAAGCGTAGAAGCGATCGACGAATACACGATAGCTGTTCATTACGCTTCACCGTGCTTTTCTTATATCAATGATTTCTGTTTTCAAAATGTTGCAGCGATGATGTCGCCGAATGTATTTGAAGCAGGAAATTTTCAAACATTCAAAGCTGTTGTAGGTACCGGTCCGTATATTCATAAGGAAATGATTTCCGGAGATTGCACCCGATTTATCAGAAATGAACATTACTGGGGGAAAGCTCCATATTATGATGAGATTGTCGTGAAGTATATACCGGAAGCGTCTTCACGGTTACAGGCATTGCAAACCGGAGAAGTTGATTTAATTTATGGTGCTGATCTTCTCAGCTACGACGATTATAATCAAGCGCTTTCTCTTAACGGTATTAAAGGCACGATAAATACCGGCAATACGCTGACTCGGAATCTGGTACTGAACGCTTCCGGTTCAATTTTAAGTGATATTAAAATTCGTCAAGCTATCGCCTCTGCGATTAACAGAAAGGAAATCACTACGGGACTGACGTATGGACATGAAACTCCCGCCGTTACCTTGTTTGCGCCCGGAGCGCCTTATACCGATATTTCCTATAACAATACATGGAACTATGATGTAGACAAAGCAAATACTCTGTTGGATGAAGCCGGTTGGATAATGAATACCGGCACCGGTATTCGAGAAAAAAACGGAAAGAAATTAACATTACAGTATACCTATTGGATAGATATTTCTTTAGCACAAGATATCGCACTGGCTATTAAAACACAACTTGCAAAGATAGGTATTGATATAGCGACTATCGGTCAAGATCAGATGACATGGTGGACAGAGGGCGTTGCCGGACACTATGATATTACAACGTGGAATACGGAAGGTTCGTATACGGAGCCGCACAAGTTTTTGCAGGAATCTCTCGGCGCCGATCCCCACGCCGTTTCATTAAAGGCGCTTAAAGATTTTCAACGCTACGCAAATGCCGTAAATATGTTTTCAACGTCTGCCGATCCGAAAATCGTTCAAGAAGCTATTGCAACTGCATTGAATATTTCCAATGATAATGTAATCGACTTCCCGATCTCCTACGCTAAAGATTTAGTCGTTTATAATTCGTCAAAGATTGCAGGATATACTTTTTCCAGCGTCCCGCAGTTCTTTGATGTCAACAATGTGACGCCTGTTGAATAA
- a CDS encoding HD domain-containing protein — protein sequence MNGEITDAIIEAAKKYAETFFKTDTSGHDFFHTMRVCRIASYIAKEEHADPYIVQLAALLHDVDDRKLSPETYKHKDRAVSFMQKHHISNFVYRLICTIIEEVPYQGTDSVTPSSIEGKCVQDADRLDALGAIGIARVFAYSGSRNRPLYDPAIKPMLSMDKETYYQHTSTAINHFYEKLFYLKDMMNTETAKRIAEHREQYMKNFVTTFLSEWDMADFIEGITSAAK from the coding sequence ATGAATGGAGAAATAACAGATGCTATTATCGAAGCTGCAAAAAAGTATGCGGAAACGTTTTTTAAAACCGATACAAGCGGACATGATTTTTTTCATACAATGAGAGTATGCCGCATCGCGAGCTATATTGCGAAAGAAGAACACGCTGATCCGTATATCGTTCAGCTTGCAGCATTGCTGCACGATGTAGATGATAGAAAACTTTCGCCGGAAACGTATAAGCATAAAGACCGTGCCGTCTCGTTTATGCAAAAACATCATATCAGCAATTTCGTATACCGTTTGATTTGTACCATTATTGAAGAAGTTCCGTATCAGGGAACGGATTCCGTTACTCCGTCTTCCATCGAAGGAAAATGCGTTCAGGATGCAGACCGATTGGATGCCCTGGGCGCGATAGGAATAGCACGGGTATTTGCATATAGCGGAAGCCGTAACCGTCCGCTGTACGATCCAGCAATAAAACCTATGCTGAGTATGGATAAAGAAACCTATTATCAGCATACATCTACAGCAATTAACCATTTTTACGAAAAACTATTTTATCTTAAAGATATGATGAATACCGAAACTGCTAAACGAATTGCCGAACATCGTGAACAGTACATGAAAAATTTTGTTACAACCTTTTTAAGCGAATGGGATATGGCAGATTTTATAGAAGGTATAACTTCGGCTGCTAAATAG
- a CDS encoding DUF4261 domain-containing protein, with product MVNHAYNTALYLLINDNPIETGNTIDGIPDGSAQPERWICRYEESLIQPVREVLDIDTGAYAAGNRHYE from the coding sequence ATGGTAAATCATGCATACAACACCGCGTTGTATCTTTTAATAAATGATAACCCCATAGAAACCGGCAACACCATTGACGGCATACCGGACGGTTCAGCGCAGCCTGAGCGATGGATATGCCGCTACGAAGAATCGCTTATCCAGCCTGTGCGCGAAGTTCTCGATATAGATACCGGCGCCTATGCTGCGGGTAACAGACATTATGAATAA
- a CDS encoding ATP-binding protein, whose product MKEKEYKLNIDPRILELLGPSLYTNIYYVLAELIANAYDADAHNVYIIANKDDITVEDDGKGMSYANGDIQKYLNVAAVSRNTDAESLTPMKRKKMGRKGVGKLAALSVSENVLIKTVSDGEKSGFVLSRHINDNNLLAPLTDEQISFERVSGNGTSVVMQNPQYKLHSTLKAIKRNLLRIFPLINEKFKIHLIRGTEEETIESFDKEMISELSTLITLGDVFTYLNAFFQTPYGNQIAELRKNKPLVTMPISMDDKSGVEHTYNVEIKGWIGTYTSTRGRKVELTDFPDNFISLYANQKMGEFNILPVVGQNKLNEVYVVGQLHVDIFELTELPDMALSNRQGYKTDDPRYQAVLDYVRKTLLPDILKMRDLFVSFGKKKKEEKKLEQQRQNEASFKRLVDTFRKNTAKKATQKIFSHLGIRTEQADEIEAILSDEINANSPDMGIKSIIDSQKKKLLISQTYRDKDLADIIYNMLVFNNVPPEDIIYTNCDDEVSRIPEGDVGKSGIYSYLRDFFVDSYSTQKIYVIFVTSHNTKSSWGALMEVGAAWITQVEHKIFNIYDFRPEHPLDDEQQWHSSSRDDDDNLYMSKLSVDIFAQKIEYICDKLGYKKRTRQENKEHLSTLVKVTPR is encoded by the coding sequence ATGAAAGAGAAAGAATACAAACTTAATATTGATCCCCGTATTTTGGAATTATTAGGTCCAAGCCTGTATACAAACATTTATTATGTGCTAGCTGAATTAATTGCTAATGCCTACGATGCAGATGCTCACAATGTATATATCATTGCTAACAAGGATGATATTACCGTTGAAGATGACGGCAAAGGAATGTCATATGCTAACGGCGATATCCAGAAATACCTCAATGTTGCCGCAGTTTCTAGAAATACCGATGCCGAATCTCTAACCCCTATGAAACGGAAGAAAATGGGGCGTAAAGGCGTGGGAAAACTAGCTGCCCTATCGGTTTCTGAGAATGTTCTTATAAAGACGGTTTCAGATGGCGAAAAATCAGGGTTTGTATTATCTCGTCATATAAACGATAATAATTTACTTGCCCCGCTCACTGACGAGCAAATTTCTTTCGAAAGAGTATCTGGCAACGGTACTTCTGTCGTTATGCAGAATCCGCAGTACAAACTTCATAGTACATTAAAGGCAATTAAACGGAATTTACTTAGGATATTCCCGTTAATAAATGAGAAATTTAAAATTCACCTGATTCGGGGAACGGAAGAGGAAACCATTGAGAGCTTTGATAAGGAAATGATTTCAGAACTCTCTACTCTAATTACTTTAGGGGATGTGTTCACATATCTTAATGCTTTTTTCCAGACTCCATATGGAAATCAAATAGCAGAACTCCGCAAAAATAAACCTTTAGTAACAATGCCTATTAGTATGGATGACAAATCTGGTGTTGAACATACATATAACGTCGAAATCAAAGGATGGATAGGAACTTATACATCGACTCGCGGCAGAAAAGTAGAGTTAACGGATTTTCCTGATAATTTTATTTCTCTGTATGCCAACCAAAAAATGGGCGAATTTAATATACTTCCTGTTGTTGGACAAAACAAATTGAATGAAGTCTATGTCGTAGGTCAACTTCATGTTGATATTTTTGAACTGACAGAGTTACCCGATATGGCTCTAAGCAATCGTCAAGGATATAAAACGGATGATCCTCGCTATCAGGCGGTACTAGATTATGTTAGAAAAACTTTATTGCCTGATATCTTGAAAATGCGAGATTTGTTTGTGTCTTTTGGCAAAAAGAAAAAAGAAGAAAAAAAGCTAGAACAGCAACGTCAAAACGAAGCTTCATTTAAAAGGTTGGTAGATACTTTCAGAAAAAACACCGCCAAGAAAGCAACTCAAAAAATTTTTTCTCATTTAGGTATTAGGACAGAGCAAGCTGATGAAATAGAGGCAATCCTTTCTGATGAAATAAATGCCAACAGCCCGGATATGGGGATTAAAAGCATTATTGATTCTCAAAAGAAGAAATTGCTAATTAGTCAGACATATCGAGACAAGGATTTAGCGGATATTATTTACAATATGTTAGTATTTAACAACGTGCCGCCTGAAGATATAATTTATACAAACTGTGATGATGAAGTATCACGAATTCCAGAAGGCGACGTAGGAAAAAGTGGGATATACAGCTATTTGCGTGATTTCTTTGTTGATAGTTACTCTACGCAAAAGATTTATGTTATTTTCGTTACAAGTCATAATACGAAAAGTTCATGGGGTGCATTGATGGAAGTTGGCGCAGCATGGATAACTCAAGTTGAGCATAAAATATTTAACATTTACGATTTTCGCCCCGAACATCCTTTAGACGATGAACAACAATGGCATTCAAGTTCTAGAGATGATGACGATAATCTTTATATGTCAAAATTGAGTGTAGACATTTTTGCTCAAAAAATTGAATATATATGTGATAAATTGGGCTATAAAAAAAGAACTCGTCAGGAAAACAAGGAGCATTTGTCAACATTGGTAAAGGTTACACCTCGTTAA
- a CDS encoding DNA cytosine methyltransferase has product MTIKAVDLFCGVGGLTYGLQKAGIPVVAGIDIDDSCEYAYTHNNNCTFIHKSVENVTGKEIRALLRGADVKILVGCAPCQPFSSHQKDKQNRSKHKDWKLLYQFGRLVEETRPRIVSMENVPELETEKVFKDFVSTLEGLNYIVNYQVVNVANYGVPQRRKRLILLASCRKKIKLIDATHQKHLTVRDAIGSLPRISAGEANENDRLHISPALSPLNLERIQHSVPGGTWRDWPERLVLNCHKKEGGKTYASVYGRMKWDDLSPTITTQFIGYGTGRFGHPEQDRAITLREGAILQSFPPDYQFSPSDVEVSIRKIARHIGNAVPPRLGEVIGESIIRSLPKNGQKEATIANERERIQT; this is encoded by the coding sequence ATGACAATTAAAGCTGTTGATTTATTTTGCGGCGTAGGTGGGCTTACCTATGGTTTGCAAAAAGCGGGAATTCCAGTTGTAGCAGGAATTGATATTGATGATTCTTGCGAATACGCTTATACTCACAACAACAATTGCACATTTATTCATAAAAGCGTTGAAAATGTCACAGGAAAAGAAATACGCGCCCTTTTGCGAGGTGCTGACGTTAAAATACTTGTCGGATGTGCACCATGTCAACCTTTTTCAAGCCACCAAAAAGATAAACAAAACCGTTCTAAACATAAAGACTGGAAATTACTATACCAATTTGGGCGGTTGGTGGAAGAAACTCGTCCCCGCATAGTATCAATGGAGAATGTGCCAGAATTAGAAACGGAAAAAGTTTTTAAAGATTTTGTTTCCACGTTAGAAGGCTTGAATTATATTGTAAATTATCAAGTTGTAAATGTCGCAAATTATGGCGTACCGCAACGGAGAAAAAGGTTGATTTTACTTGCGTCGTGTCGCAAAAAAATAAAACTTATTGATGCAACGCATCAAAAACATCTGACAGTCAGGGACGCTATTGGTAGCTTACCGAGAATTTCCGCTGGGGAGGCAAATGAAAACGATAGACTTCATATTTCGCCAGCACTCTCTCCTCTTAATTTGGAACGAATACAACATTCCGTTCCCGGCGGTACATGGCGCGATTGGCCTGAACGTTTAGTATTAAACTGCCATAAAAAAGAAGGTGGAAAAACTTATGCATCAGTATATGGTAGAATGAAGTGGGATGATTTGTCTCCTACTATCACCACACAATTTATCGGTTATGGAACCGGGCGTTTCGGACATCCAGAACAGGACAGGGCGATTACTTTACGGGAAGGCGCTATTTTACAGTCTTTTCCTCCTGATTATCAATTTTCGCCTAGCGATGTTGAAGTTTCGATAAGGAAAATAGCACGCCATATAGGAAATGCTGTTCCGCCTCGTTTGGGCGAAGTGATTGGAGAAAGTATAATTAGAAGTTTACCTAAAAATGGACAAAAGGAAGCGACGATTGCAAATGAAAGAGAAAGAATACAAACTTAA
- a CDS encoding very short patch repair endonuclease, whose product MADIFNNEKRSEIMRKVKSKKNKSTELRLIDIFKQNGIIGWKRNYSVKGHPDFVFLKEKVAVFVDGCFWHGHDCRNTRPAENHEYWQKKRELNMKHDKDVTALFEVRGWKVLRIWECELKKRNETILVEKIQSILSRSSGRTQR is encoded by the coding sequence ATGGCGGATATTTTTAATAATGAAAAACGCTCTGAAATCATGCGAAAAGTTAAATCAAAAAAGAACAAATCAACAGAACTGCGATTGATAGACATATTTAAACAGAATGGTATTATTGGATGGAAGCGCAATTATTCAGTCAAAGGACATCCCGATTTTGTGTTTCTAAAAGAAAAAGTTGCAGTATTCGTAGACGGTTGTTTTTGGCATGGTCATGATTGTCGAAATACACGCCCGGCAGAAAACCATGAATACTGGCAAAAGAAACGCGAACTTAATATGAAGCACGATAAAGATGTGACTGCCTTGTTTGAGGTACGCGGATGGAAAGTTCTGCGTATTTGGGAATGCGAATTAAAAAAGAGAAACGAAACTATATTAGTCGAAAAAATTCAGTCAATATTGAGTCGTTCTTCTGGAAGGACACAACGATGA
- a CDS encoding DUF4928 family protein produces the protein MISAQEKLKIFQEENNIYTKGPLSLVVQFTRLVQNKDFPLNPDDFQTSSKGQVAGLGGGNLKKILKAHGITQQLSAEGGRTSRGSMGLMIKYVDFLNTWNEEETVDFSIVEEFWAEQVREYFRNQPFVLTADTSKTIGANLDELFEQAKKRQKQNLGTQYLGTVLQHLVAAKLCLIMPENAFEIHGVSVADAPTERSGDFVINNTIIHCTTMPGALLIEKCKANLRSGCHPVIITIFERVHTALNLAEDAGLAGRVEVWDIQQFLSSNVYEHSFFDESKRNSTLSDIIGRYNKIVLQTETDPSLRIEFEAR, from the coding sequence ATGATTAGTGCACAAGAAAAGTTAAAGATATTTCAAGAAGAAAATAATATCTATACGAAAGGACCGCTATCGTTAGTAGTTCAATTTACTCGACTTGTTCAGAACAAGGATTTTCCCTTAAATCCAGACGATTTTCAAACAAGCAGCAAGGGGCAGGTCGCTGGCCTTGGCGGTGGTAATCTCAAAAAAATATTAAAAGCGCATGGCATTACTCAACAATTATCCGCAGAAGGTGGGCGCACGAGTCGCGGAAGTATGGGGTTAATGATAAAGTACGTTGATTTTCTAAACACATGGAATGAAGAAGAAACAGTTGATTTTTCAATCGTGGAAGAATTTTGGGCGGAACAAGTTAGAGAATATTTCAGAAATCAGCCGTTTGTTTTGACCGCCGACACTTCCAAAACTATTGGAGCAAATTTAGACGAACTATTTGAACAGGCTAAGAAACGTCAGAAACAAAATCTGGGAACGCAGTATTTAGGGACGGTTTTACAGCACTTAGTAGCTGCGAAATTATGTCTTATTATGCCTGAAAATGCATTTGAGATTCATGGCGTTTCCGTTGCGGACGCACCGACTGAACGAAGCGGCGATTTTGTTATAAACAACACCATTATCCATTGTACAACAATGCCCGGCGCTTTGCTGATTGAAAAATGCAAGGCGAACTTGCGTAGCGGATGCCATCCTGTCATCATTACAATCTTTGAGCGTGTACATACAGCATTAAATCTTGCGGAAGATGCGGGGCTTGCCGGGCGTGTTGAGGTTTGGGATATTCAGCAATTCCTGTCGTCTAATGTATATGAGCATAGCTTTTTTGATGAAAGCAAAAGAAATTCTACGCTTTCAGATATTATTGGTCGTTATAATAAAATTGTTCTTCAGACTGAAACTGATCCGAGCCTTCGCATTGAGTTTGAGGCGAGATGA
- a CDS encoding DNA cytosine methyltransferase, with amino-acid sequence MLQRTLYKNIDLSFAPWTMHEFFVGSGLVAYGLKGMFAPIWANDISEQKAAVYEANFGCEHFELGDIKDVNGRDLPFAHLSWVSFPCQDLSLAGSLGGIHASRSGLVWEWLRVLDEMEEKPRILALENVTGLLSTNGGDNYRVLHMALVERGYDCGAIVLNASHFVPQSRQRVFVIAVEHGYEIPAYLTGDASCWLHNKAASDLGRSLPGWIWWQAEKPPHRHSTLKDIIEEGAEFDKDTVLPLVPERHWIKLNEQDTVYATGYRRTRNGEQQLELRFDGIAGCLRTPEGGSSKQYLVVKKNNEIHARLLTVREAARLMGAPDSFVLPGSYNDGYKAMGDAVAMPVAQFIGEKFLTKLAEAVYEYDD; translated from the coding sequence TTGCTGCAACGCACTCTATATAAAAATATCGACTTGTCCTTCGCGCCTTGGACAATGCATGAGTTCTTTGTCGGAAGCGGTTTAGTTGCCTACGGCTTAAAAGGCATGTTTGCGCCAATTTGGGCTAACGACATTAGCGAACAGAAAGCAGCTGTATATGAAGCTAATTTTGGTTGCGAACATTTTGAACTTGGCGACATAAAAGATGTGAATGGTAGGGATTTACCTTTTGCTCATTTATCTTGGGTCAGTTTTCCGTGTCAGGATTTGTCTTTGGCTGGTTCTTTAGGCGGTATTCACGCATCCAGAAGTGGATTGGTGTGGGAATGGCTACGCGTTTTGGATGAAATGGAAGAAAAACCACGAATATTGGCCTTGGAAAATGTAACCGGATTGCTTTCCACAAATGGCGGCGATAATTATCGGGTTCTTCATATGGCGCTTGTGGAGCGAGGTTACGACTGTGGCGCTATCGTTTTAAATGCTTCCCACTTTGTTCCGCAGTCAAGACAGAGGGTTTTTGTTATTGCCGTGGAACATGGATATGAAATCCCGGCGTATTTAACCGGAGATGCCTCTTGCTGGCTGCATAATAAAGCCGCCTCTGATTTAGGTCGGTCTCTACCCGGATGGATTTGGTGGCAGGCCGAGAAACCTCCGCATCGCCACAGCACATTAAAAGATATTATTGAAGAAGGAGCAGAATTTGATAAAGATACTGTCTTGCCGCTTGTTCCGGAACGGCACTGGATCAAGCTAAATGAGCAAGACACGGTTTATGCTACGGGCTATCGCCGAACTCGTAATGGAGAACAGCAGCTAGAATTGCGCTTTGATGGTATTGCCGGTTGTTTACGAACGCCGGAAGGCGGAAGTAGCAAACAGTATTTAGTTGTGAAAAAAAATAATGAAATTCATGCTCGCCTATTAACTGTTCGTGAAGCCGCTCGATTGATGGGAGCGCCGGATAGTTTTGTTCTCCCCGGCAGTTACAACGATGGTTATAAAGCGATGGGCGATGCTGTCGCAATGCCGGTAGCTCAATTCATAGGAGAAAAATTTTTAACAAAACTTGCGGAGGCCGTATACGAATACGATGATTAG
- a CDS encoding TetR/AcrR family transcriptional regulator produces MEGDCISRNFQQTHENLLQCAKEQFLAFGFERASIRDICKEAHVTNGAFYNHFTDKEALFGAIVDPVFQTISQMYNDAAAKCFALVKNDDLLQLWKHEEETLCSMIEYIYAHFEIFQLLLMCSAGTKYADFQDMVVRAEMRETKKFLAELKRRGIPFRNLEDDEWHILVHAHYASLAELVLHNYPKETALKYAHTLALFFEAGWKAVLGLP; encoded by the coding sequence GTGGAGGGTGATTGTATATCAAGGAATTTTCAGCAAACGCACGAAAATTTACTGCAATGTGCAAAAGAGCAGTTTTTAGCGTTCGGCTTTGAACGGGCAAGTATTCGGGATATTTGCAAGGAAGCTCATGTAACCAACGGCGCATTCTATAATCATTTTACGGATAAGGAAGCGCTCTTCGGTGCCATAGTAGATCCGGTTTTTCAAACTATTTCTCAAATGTATAACGATGCCGCGGCAAAGTGCTTTGCATTAGTAAAAAACGATGATCTTTTACAGCTGTGGAAACATGAAGAAGAAACCTTGTGCAGTATGATCGAGTATATCTATGCACATTTTGAAATATTTCAGCTTTTGCTGATGTGTTCAGCCGGTACAAAATACGCAGATTTTCAGGATATGGTGGTACGTGCCGAAATGCGGGAAACCAAAAAGTTCCTTGCCGAATTAAAGCGGCGGGGTATTCCTTTTCGGAATTTAGAAGATGATGAATGGCATATCCTTGTGCATGCGCATTACGCGTCCCTTGCCGAACTTGTGTTGCACAATTATCCAAAAGAAACCGCATTAAAATATGCCCATACGCTCGCGCTTTTTTTTGAGGCGGGATGGAAAGCGGTGTTAGGGCTTCCGTAA